The region CCACAAAAGAGGCGATCGAAAGTTAACCCACAAAGGTCCCCGCTGATTGGGATAAGGAATTAACCAAAATGCAAACCATGGCCGCCCAACGTGTATGAGCGGAAACAACCCGGCAACCATAACCGCAAATATCGTCATCGCTTCTGCAGCTCTGTTAATACCGGTTCTCCACTTTTGCCGAAACAAAAATAAGATCGCTGAAATAAGTGTACCCGCGTGACCTATACCAATCCAGAACACGAATGTGACAATTGGTGTTCCCCAACCGACTGGATGACTAAGGCCGAGCAGCCCCAAACCAACTCCGATAAGAGTCGCAACGACGCTTATCCAAAGCATCAGCGTAAATACAGAAGGTACAAAATAAGAAAACCAACCTTTACCCGGCAAACTCTCTATAGGCTTACAGATATCCTCTGTAATATCCTTATAGGTTTTGTTCCCTTCGATGAGTGGGGATCTTTTCAGAACGCTCATTAATGACCTCCGTGCGCAGGCTCGTGACTACTGCCTTTTTCGGTACTGCCCGTATCGCTGTGCGGGGCGGCCTTCGCCGGCTCCGAATGAGAAGCTTTCCCGGTCGCATGGTGAGCTGGCGCACCCTTGAGATGTTCTGTGTTTCGCACTTTAGTCATGTACCTGACCGAAGGCTGAGCGTTCCACTCCTCAAGCAATGAGTAGGTTCTTTGCTCCTTAAAAAGCTTACTTACTTGGGTATTCGGATCATTCATATCGCCAAAAATCAAAGCACCTGTGGGACATGTTTGCTGACAGGCCGTCTTTACTTCGCCGTCCTGAAGCTTGCGATTTTCATTCTTCGCATGGTTCTTCGCTTCGTGAATTCTTTGAACACAAAAGGTGCACTTTTCCATAACGCCGCGGCTTCTCACTGTGACTTCAGGGTTGAGTGCCATATTGCGTGGCTTTTGCGTCATCGAAATGGGACTGCTCTCTTTTATATAGCTGAACCAATTGAATCTTCGCACCTTATAAGGGCAGTTGTTTGAACAATATCTTGTTCCGACGCATCTGTTGTAGGTCATTTCGTTAATACCTTCAGGGGAATGCGTGGTTGCAGCTACCGGACAAACAGTTTCACAAGGAGCATGATCACAGTGCTGACACATGACGGGCTGAAACACAGTGTCTGGATTTGACTCGTTGCCAACGTAGTAACGATCTATCCGAATCCAGTGCATTTCGCGGCCTTGTAGAACGTACTTTTTACCCACTACCGGAATATTGTTTTCACTTTGGCAGGCCGTCATGCAGGCATTGCAACCAATGCACGAACTGAGATCTACGGCCATACCCCATTTGTAGCCCTTGTATTCATGAGCCGACCAAATAGACGTGATCTTGTGACGGTGGATATTGGCATTGTTGTCTTTTAAATAATGATCGAGCGTTGCTTCAACAACTATTTGTCGCCCTTCCATTGAGTGATGGCCCTGTGTGCAAGCCAGTTCACTTATCTCACTCGTGACGGTTAAGTTCACTTCCAAACCAGAACTAACGGGCGAAGAATCATTAGACCAATCCACTAACTTAAAGGCGTTAGCCCCTACTCCATTTGCAACTCGGCCCTGCATGTCGCGACCTTGGCCGACGGCAACTGCTACAACGTCATCATGCAAACCAGGTTGCACCCATACCGGCAGCTTCATCTCTCCGGTTGCAGTTTTTACGCTAACCACTTGGTTGCTTTTCACGCCCAGTTGCTTGGCTCGCTCTGGAGAAACACTTAAATAAGAATCCCAGACAAGTTTTGTTACAGGATCTGGCAACTCTTGCAGCCAGGCGATGTTGCTATCAGATCCATCACCTAAAGAAACACTTGAATAAAGAACGAGTTCCAATGAATTCGAATCTTTTGGCACCGAAATTTTATCAAGGGCAGAAACGCGAAAAGATCGCGCTGCTGCTACTTTGTCTCGCCCGGCGCCGCTGACATCCACAACTCCCGTTTGCAGAAAGTTATGCCAGAAATCTTCAAAACTACCCGGACGCCCCAATGCTCGCTGCTGATTCATCCAGTATTTCGTAAAGTAGTCGTACCAATTCTCAGCATCTAAAAGTCGCTTTGGACCTTTTTCTTCCATGTAAGCCCAGTTAATAAGACTCATCTGAAAACTTCTTGTGTTTCCGAGAGGCCGAATAGTTGGCTGCTGAATAACGTAAACACCTTTTTGGGCTTCAGCATCTGACCAGTCTTCTATGTCATGATTATCCGGAGCCAAATAAGTTGCTAGCTTCGCTGTCTCATCGAAGTGGCTTCCCGTGTAGATAATTGTTGGCACGTTTTTACAGGCTTCGACAAATCCACTGTTACTTCCTAATACATATGCGGGATTCAACTTATGAATCATAAGGGTCTTTACTTTGCCTGCCTGCATATCTCGAATAAGACCTTTAATATCTTCATAGGAAGATTGAAAGCCGACGTAAGGAGCTTCGCTATAATCAATTGTCTTGCCGTCGTTCTCCAAAATCGAGTTCAATAAATTGGCAGCGATTTGTAAGCCAACTCCTGGCGACGCACTCAAACCTCCAGCCACAATCAGCGACTGACCTCGATGAGCCCAAAGATCGTCTGCGATGCGGCTCCAAAGAGCTTCTTCAATCCCCAGTTTCTCATGAGCTTTTGCATAGGCCGCCAGCCTCTCTCTGAGGCCCGGAGCGCCTGCGTAGCGAGACAGTCCCTTTTTCACAGCAATTTCGTGCGCAAGCCCAAGAATTACATGCACTTGCTGGGAAGCCTTAATGCGAACTCTCAGGTCAGCATTAGCGCCTGTCATGGAAAGGTTCGACTCAAAAGCCACAAACTTGCTCATTGTAGAATTGGGCGCTCTACCAACACTAAAATCTCTAGCAAATTCTACGGGTGAAATCCAAGTGCCAAGAAAATCGCATTCTACACTGACAATCATTCGGGCCTTATGGAATCGATAGCGTGGCATTATTGCGGAACCGTAACTTTCCTTTTGGCCCGAAGATATTTGGTCTTGCCCAAGAGGATCCCACGCCACGTGCTTCGCACCAAAAGCGCTGGAGAAATCAGAAATCAACATGCGCGTTGACGGAGAAGGAATACTTGAGGTGAGGAAGTACACCCCGCCTTGACTTAGCTTTTTAGAGACGTCCTCATCAAGTTGGTCCCAAGTGACTTTTGTCGAAGTCCCACCGCTCACCTTGGCCGGATCTTTAAGTCGATCAGGATCATACACACTCAATAAATGGGCCTGAGCTCTCGCACTGAGTGCTCCGCCGTTAACAGCAAAAGCGGGATTACCTTCAAACTTAATCGGCTTTCCTTCTCGAGTCTTTACAATCAGTCCATAAACGGACCCACCATCAGACCAGCTAGAAGAATAGTATTGGGAGACCCCGGGGATCAGCCCAGCAGGACGATTTACATAAGGAACAATCTTTTGCACTGGGCGACGAATACAAGACGTCGTTGAGAGAGCCAAAGAGGCTCCCATGAGTTTCAAAAAGTCTCTACGAGCCACCCCATCTTTGCCGTCGCCAGAGGCAAGCGGACTTGATTGAAACTCTTCCTCGAGAGTTTTCGCAAGTTCCGGCTCCAGGTTTGGATTAAGTTCGCGCCAGTATTTTGATGAATCGTTGTTTATCATATCCGCATTCACTCCCGGTCGTATTTAGTAGTGGCACGTTGAACAGTTAATTGGAGCATTGTTTTCAGGTTTTCTGTGACATTCGATACACCATCCCATCGACATGTCGGATTTTTGATAAACCGTACTCATCTCTTGAATAGCTCCATGACATTCCTGACAAGCAACCCCTTTGCGGACGTGGCGCTCGTGATTGAAGTGCGCATGATCCGGAAGCATGTGAACTTTCACCCAAGGAACACTCACACCTTTTTCATAGTGCTCCCGAAGCTTTTGAACAGCTGGCCTGTCAGTGGCAACAACTGAATGGCAATTCATACATATGTTGAGACTTGGAACTGAGGCCTGCTTTGATTTGTCGGCATTCGCGTGACAGTACATGCATGGAATCTGGAGTTTACCTGCATGCACCGCATGATCGTAGGGAATGGGTTGATCCGGCTGGTAGCCTTCATTGTAACCTACAGGGGGCCTTAACGCGTAAAGCACTCCGGCAAGGAGTACGAGCACAGCCCCTGCTCCCAAAATTTTCTTAATACCTAATGTCATTCAGACCACCTTGTTGCCAAGAAGCCATGCTGCTTTCTAAAAGTTGATAACTTATTGATAAAGTGCCCGAAGTTTGAATGCAAGAACAGAAATTAATGGCGTACCTTCAAAAAATTTATGTCACTGACACAAAAAGTCGGAGCAAAGGTCTTATCATTTCGAAGGCGAGACTCGGATAGGTTCGCAGCTTGCCGACAATTGCAGAAATGCCAAAAGTCAGATTCTTAGATACATAGCCTGACTTTCGGAGTTCTTAGTTCACACGCTCAGACGCAGAACAAGATATAAAAGGAAGCTTTGCCAATTGTCCTGTCTCTTATTTTGAATTCTATGAAGTAGCGGAAAGCGGGATCTACATTGGCTTAGAAGGTGTACGCAGCAGCAATTCCCGGTTCATAGCTTATGATCATCGGGCTAGAATTTAAGAAAGCACCCACCTGCATCTGTGGCAATAAAAACACTCTTTCAAAGAGTTCGAAATCGTATCCGATAACTAAATTGAGGATAAAAAAGCTCGGTACGTCAGAATCCCTCAACGAATCAGAAAGTGAAGTACCAGCAGTTTTATTTACTACCTTAGGTGTTCCCGAGCCACGAGCGTACTCTAGTCCGCCGCCAACAGAAAAATCTCCGCGCGCATCAAAGTAGTATTTTATCTTTCCAGAGAAACTTAAGAATCCTTGTGTGACTTCTATCTTTTGATTGGATGCCGTACCCTCAAGAATTAGTGATCGATTGCTCAAGCCACCTTGTAGTACCCACTGAGGATCCAAAGGGTAATTTACGAAAGCAGAAAAGTAAGCTGCATTTCCGCTCAAATCGCTGACCTTTACAATCGAGCCGTCTGCAAATCCGTATTCCCGCGAAGGCTGAACAGCCATGCTATAAGAAATGTGAAGTCCCGCCGACAATCGTTGGTGATACGGCAGCGTCACCGGGGCTTCTGCGAGACCCTTCTCTCGCGCCAAGACCCGAGAGCCAACTATATCTTTTTTCAAGACATAGCCTGACTGAGTTTCCCCCCCGATTCTCACCAATACTTTGCGGAAAAAGCCATAGCCACGGGGGGAAAGAGGAACCCGGTCGCCCGGCTGAAGCTCGGAAATTTGCTCGGTCCCCTGCTCTGGTTCTTTGTAAACTGGAATTTTTTTCTTAACTACCAGATCAATAGCCGCATTGGCGGACATTGCAAAAAGAAGCGTTGCGAAAAATAGGATTCTCAGGCAGTTTTTTTGTTTCACAGCTTCTCTAGTATGCGGGAGCTGCCGCCTTGAGTGAAGTCCAGGAGACATTTTTTTATGATCTTACGTCTTAATGAAATTAAATCTGAAGGAGAGGATTTCGAGTGGACCGAAACGGAAACCTCCCTTACCGACAATCTTAAGGACGTTTTGGGGAGCAACTCTTTTGTGGCGACGGCCCATATCATGCCTAGCGGAAGCGCCTACGACGTTCACGGTGCCATCCGCAGTCAATGCGACTTGACCTGCGGGCGCTGCCTCAAATCGTATAAAATGCCATTAGACCTTAAATTTCACGAAATTCTACTTCTTTCGGAAACCAAAAATAAGACGATGATTCGCGGGACCCCTGAAGATTTCGAGGACGTCGGAGCCCTTCACATCAAAAGCCTCAACTTCGATATCGGCGAAATGTACCGAGAATTCATAATACTTGAACAGCCACCTTATCCCGTTTGCTCCGAATCCTGTCAGGGACTTTGCCCTAAATGCGGCCAGGACCTCAACGAGAAGAAGTGTGACTGTTTGGGAGCAGGTTTAGCGAAAGATACTGTTTTTTCGGTTCTCAAAAACGTCAAACTGAATTAGAACGTCTTCTTTGAGTTTATTCATTGAATTCTGGGCGAGTTCTAATGAGTTCAAATTGATGTCTATTTGATATCTTTAAGTTAAGAGGTGAATTATGCCAACCCCCAAGAAAAAGCACACACGCTCCCGTACAGGGCAGCGCCGAGCCCACGATGCGCTTCAAACTCCCACTCGATCTACCTGTTCCAATTGTAACGGTGTCATGGTGCCTCACCGTGTTTGTCCTACTTGTGGATACTACAGAGGCAAGCAAGTCCTCAACGTGGGTGAGTAAAAGGGGAATCTCTTTTGTATTTCTCTAAAATCGCCGGCACGGGCTCCTATTTGCCTGAAAAGCGAATGACGAACCACGACCTTGAAAAGATAGTGGAAACCAGCCACGACTGGATCATCGAGCGTACGGGCATAGTCGAGCGTCGCATTGCAGGACCCAGCGAAGCAACAAGCGACCTGGGGCTGAAGGCAGCGGGGCGAGCTTTAGAGATGGCAAATATGTCTGCCAAAGACATCGACTCCATCATTTTCGCGACCGTAAGTCCTGATCAACCCATCCCGAGCACGGCTTGCTTTTTACAAAATTCACTCGGTGCTCGCCCAATCATGGCCTTCGATTTGGTGGCAGCTTGTAGCGGATTCGTTTATGGGCTTTCACTCACCGACCAGATGATCAAAACGGGCATGATTAAAACAGGGCTCGTTGTGGGTGCTGAAGTGCTCTCTAGAATCGTCAATTATGAAGACCGCGATACTTGTATCTTGTTTGGTGATGGTGCTGGTGCGGCCATAGTCACACGCGCTGAAGAGGGCGAACCCTCAAAGATTCTTAGTCATCACATTCATTCTGATGGCAGCCTTCACCACCTTTTTGAAACAATTGGTGGTGGCACACGAAAGCCTCTGTCGCCTGAGGTTATTGAAAATCGCGAACACTATATGAAAATGAAGGGCCGAGAAATCTTTAAACATGCAGTTCGTACGCTGACTCAATGCTGTGAAGAGGCCATTCAAGCAAATGGATTTTCCGGCGAAGATATTGATTGGCTTGTTCCACATCAGGCGAACATTCGGATTCTTGAAGCTGTTGCAAAGTCTTTTTCTATCCCGATGGAGAAAGTCATTGTGAATATCGAAAAGTATGGCAATACCTCTGCAGCGACCGTGCCGATTGCACTCGACGAAGCAGTGAGAGACGGCCGGATCAAGCGGGGGCAGTTAGTCTTGCTGACGGCATTTGGTGCCGGACTCACTAGTGGCAGCTCCCTCTTAAGATTTTAATCGTAGTTTGGGGGAAGAAACTTTGAATTCACCACTAGCTATTTTGTTCCCTGGGCAAGGCAGCCAAATCATCGGCATGGGTAAGTCTTTCTTCGAAGGTTCAAACGCTGCCAAGCAGACCTTCGAAGAGGCCTCAGAAACACTTGGTTTTTCCGTTGAATCCCTCTGCTTTGAGGGCCCCGAAGACAAACTTGTTTTAACAGAAAATACTCAGCCTGCTCTGCTGACAGTTAGCACTGCAATTATCCGGGCCATTCAAGAGAGCGGCTTGCCTCTTTCGGTGCGCTGCACACTGGGTCATAGCTTGGGCGAATACAGCTCATTGGTTTTTGCTGGCTCTTTAGGTTTTTCTGACGCTTTAAAAGCAGTCAGACTTAGAGGGCTAGCTATGCAGCGGGCCGTACCTGTGGGCGAGGGCTCTATGTTAGCAGTCTTAAAAGTAGAAGATGCAGATGTAGTGAAACTCTGCCAGTGGGCCAGTCTTGAATCTGGCGTTGGTTCGATGGAACCTGCCAACTTTAATGCACCAGGCCAAGTTGTTGTTAGTGGGTCCAAGCAAGCCATCGATTGGGTCACCAAGAATTGGAGCCAAGAGGCCTGCCCGCTTTCGTCAAAGCCGCGATTTATAGAGCTTAAGGTCTCCGCTCCATTTCATTCGTCACTTATGGCACCTGCGCAAAGAGAAATGGCAGAATTTCTTAGGAGTGTTGCCTTTGAGAATGCGAAGATTCCCGTCATTCAGAACGTCACAGCTAAAGCCACCCAAGACTCTTATGAGATTAAACGCAATATCATTGATCAGATTACCGGGAGCGTGAAGTGGACGGCCTCTGTTAAGGCGGCTTTAGCTTTAGATGTACGAGCAGCCATCGAGGTCGGCCCCTCAAAAGTCCTCACGGGCTTATGGAAAAAAATTGACTCTGATGAGCGCCCGACTTTGAATATCGAAAATCTCAGTGATCTAGGGAAGCTGGAGGGTTTAGTTTGAAGCTTTCGGGTAAAAAAATCATTGTGACAGGCGGTAGCCGAGGAATCGGCGAAGGCATTGTCAGAGCACTTGCTCAAGCTGGAGCGAGGGTGGCGTTCACCTATTCGGCAAGCGAAGAGCGAGCAAACAAGATTTTTGAAGCGCTGCCAGGAGAGGGCCACGTGCTTACTAGGTGTGATGTCTCAGACCTAAGCTCTATCAACCAAGCTTTCGATCACATGATAAGTAAGCTTGAAGGAGTCGATGGTCTCGTCAATAACGCAGGGATCGCCAGAGACCAACTCTTCATTCGGATGAAAGATGAAGAAATAACGGATGTGCTTAATACAAATCTTTTAGGAGCCATGCGAACGACCCAAAAAGTTTTAAAGCCAATGATGAAGGCGAGATCAGGATCGATAATATTTATTTCAAGTATTATTGGCCACACTGGCAATGCGGGTCAGGCGAACTACGCAGCTTCTAAAGCCGGAATGGTGGCCTTCTCTAAAAGCATTGCACAAGAAATGGCCTCTCGAAACATTCGGTCCAACTGCATAGCGCCTGGCTACATCGAAACAGAAATGACAGAAGCTTTAACTGAAGATCAACAACAGAAAGCGCTCGAAGGCGTCCCACTAAAACGAATGGGAACGACCGAGGATATCGCTAAAAGTGTAGAATTTTTGTTGAGCGATGATTCAAGTTACATTACTGGCCAAACACTTCACGTGAATGGCGGATTATCAATGATATGAAAGGAACTAACAATGGAACTCAAGTCCCAGGAGGAAGGTAAAATGGCGATTAATCCAAAAATCAAAGACATCATTGTGGAGCAGCTAGGAGTCGATGCCGAGCGAGTGAAGTCAGAGTCATCTTTTATTGATGACCTTGGCGCAGATAGCTTAGATATCGTAGAACTCGTTATGGCAATGGAAGAAGAGTTCGACCTTGAAATTCCTGATGAAGATGCTGAAAAGCTAAAAACGGTTCAAGATGTACAGAGTTACCTCGAATCGAAAGGCAAAGGAGCCTAAGGATGTCCGCGAGCTTGACCCGCTCAAACGGAAGACGTCGGGTAGTTGTCACAGGAATTGGCACCATCTCGCCTCTTGGCATTGGTTCAGAGGCCACATGGAAAGCTGCCCTAGAAGGACGATCCGGCGTTAGAAATATCACCAAGTTTGATGCTTCTCAGTTTGATGTGAGATTTGCGGGTGAGGTGGACGGTTTTCTTGCTACTAATTACATAGAACATAAAGAGGTCAAAAAAATGGACCTCTTTATTCAGTACGCAATTGCAGCGAGCCAGATGGCTGTTGAGCAATCCGGGCTCAGTGAATTTCATCAAATTGCAGAAAAAACCGGAGTCTTCGTAAGCACTGGTATAGGTGGACTACCCGGCATCGAGAGACAACATAGTATTTTAACTGAGAAGGGACCAGGCAGAGTCTCTCCGTTTTTTATCCCGATGGTGATCGGTAACCTTGCTAGTGGACAAATAGCGATACGATATGGCTTGAAGGGTCCCAATTTTTGCATCACTTCTGCGTGTGCTACCGGAGCCCATAGCATCGGCGAAGCCGCCAGGTATATCGCAGATGGAAAGTGCACTGTTATGTTGGCCGGTGGTGCAGAGTCAACCATTAGCCCTTTAGCTCTAGCCGGATTTGCTTCGATGCGAGCCCTTTCTACTCGCAATGATCAACCGCAAGCCGCAAGTCGACCGTTTGATCGCGACAGGGATGGTTTTGTTTTAGGAGAAGGGGCCTGCGTCTTAGTGCTTGAAGATCTCGAGCACGCTTTAGAGCGCGGAGCTAAAATCCTTGCAGAGCTTAAAGGTTACGCAGCGACGTGCGATGCTTATCACATGACGGCGCCGGACGGCGATGGTGGTTTTCGAGCGATGAGAGGTGCAATTGAAGATGCTGATTTATCACCAAGTGATATTGGTTATGTAAATGCACATGGCACGAGCACGCCTGTCGGCGATGGCATGGAAGTCACATCAGTCAAAAGACTTTTAGAAAAGCACGCAGATAAAGTTTTGATGAGCAGTACAAAAAGTATGACGGGTCATTTGCTGGGTGCAGCGGGCGCACTCGAAACAGCTTTTTGTGTGTGGGCCATCAACGACAATGTTGTGGCACCCACTATTAACCTTGATAACCCCAGCGAAGAATGTGATCTGAATCTTGTTCCGCACACTCCGGTTAAAGCATCTATCGAAAATGCCATGAACAATAGTTTTGGTTTTGGCGGAACAAACGCCTCTTTGATTGTATCAAAATATCGTTGAAAGAATTGTTAATCTGATAGCTTTGCTAGTAGCTGACTATCTCCAACTACCCACAGCACATCATTCGCTTCAATAACGAGCGAAGAATCTGGGTTAAGAATTCGCTTGCCCGATTTTTCCACTCCAACAACCAAACCATTGAGAGCTTCTCGTAATCCAGAATCTCGGATCGACTTATTGGCATAGCTCATATGTGATTTAACAATCAAGGGTGCAAGCTCATATCTTGAGGGTAGTTCTAATGCTTGCGGACCAACAAGGGGCTCTACTTCAGTTTTGAAGTGCGAAATTTGCTCGTCAGTTCCAACCACCAGCAACAAGTCTTCCGGGAACAAGGCCACATTCCCGGCAGGAGCAGTCAACCTTTTACTACCCCTTTCAATAAGAACAATTGTTACGCCAAACCGTTCACGAATCTTTGCTTCTTCCAATTTTTTGCCAACAAGGGGCGAATCTGCCTGAACTTTAAGCTCGACTATGTGCGAGTCCCATGGGGCCAGTGCAGGTAAATCTTTATGAACTCCATTTTTGCTTTCAAGGTTCTCTACAAATCGGCTTTCAATCCAGTTATAGACCTTGGCAATATTAGCCGGCATAAGGTACCCGGCGACAATTGCAAATGCTAGCATCGTTGCCAATGAAACCGAGGGCGGCAGAATAAAACTTGCAAGCACTGCTAGCAGGCCAACTGCATAAAACCAACTTACAAGGGTCAAAATAAAATACGGACTCAAATACCTTTGAGCGCTTGATGGCAGTTGCTCACCTAAATCCAGCTTCACGCTAACTAAGGCCCAAAAAAATGGTGCTGATAACATAACAGCGCAGGCTAAGCCAATTAGTTTTGCGGGCATTCCAACTATCATTTCGCTCTCTATCCAAGGGATAGCAGTCTGACTGACAAGCATAAATACCGCAATTATAATCACCGAGTTCACAAGTACTCTGATAGAAACCCCTTTTACGTGTTCTTTCCAGCCGCGAGTTTGCCCAATCGTTAAAGTGGCTGTTTGAAACCCTGCAAGTCTTTGCAAAAGCTGATCTGGCAATACGCGCTCAACCCAATCAACGATGGAGTCGGAATATTTTATAAAATAGGGCGTCGTAAACGTGGTAATGGCTGAAACGCTTATCGCAATCGGATACAAAAAGTCGCTGGTTACTTTTAAAGTCACACCCAGCGACGCTATAATGAACGAGAACTCTCCGATTTGCGCTAAACTAAGCCCTGCCTGAACAGATCGCCTAAGCCCTTGGCCCGCCACCAGCGCGCCGAAAGTTGTCGTGGCAATTTTTCCGACTATTGTAACCAATGTGATGATGCAAATGGGCCAAAAATACTCGAGCAAAATTCTTGGATCAACTAGCATACCTACCGAAACGAAGAATATAGCACCAAAGAAAGTTCTAATTGAAGAAGTGACCTTTTCAATGCGTTCTCCCTCTAGAGTTTCCGCAAAAAGGGAACCCACAATGAACGCCCCAAGGGCCGGCGAAAACCCCACTTTTGCTGCTATGACAACCATTAAAAAGCAGGCACTTAACGAGAGAACAAGTAGAGCTTCTTCTTGCAGCAAGTGCCGAGTTTTTTTAAGGACTGTTGGGATTATAACAATTCCAAGAACAAACCAAAGAACGAGAAAAAAGATCAACTTTAGGACCGCATAGCCCATCTCTGCACCAGAGAAAGACTGACTGACTGCAACTGTAGACAAAATTACCATCAAGAGGATTGCAACAAGATCTTCAACAATCAAAACACCAAATACGAGACCAACAAAACCCCTCGTTTTCATTTGAAGTTCTTCGAGTGCCCGCACGATGATTGTCGTCGACGAGATAGCTAAAATTCCGCCCAAGTAAAGGCTGTCGATTCGGCCCCAACCAAAGAGCTGCCCGACTAAAAAACCGACCCCCATCATTCCGGTTATTTCTATAAAAGTTGTAATTGATGATGAAGTTCCAACACTCGCTAGTTTTTTGAAACTAAATTCGAGGCCAAGGCCAAACAGAAGAAAGATCACTCCCATCTCAGCCCAAACCTTTATATTCTCAACTTCCACTACATTTGGTAGCCACTCAAAATGGGGGCCCACGAGAAAACCCGCAATAATGTAGCCTAGTACAACCGGTTGGCCGATCGATTTAAAAAGTAGATTCATAATACCGGCTACAGCCAGAATTATTGCTAAATCTTGAATCAACTGCGGAAGATGCATATTTTTTTAGTTCAACTTATGAGGGCAAGATTGTGATTCTATACTGCCAATCCGAATTTGGTTCACACGTGAAACATCTCTGTTGGTTGAGGACTGAGCCAAATAAAGCTCCAATTCGCCCCTTCTGCAATCATAGGCTGTCATCCCAACCTGCACAATT is a window of Bdellovibrionales bacterium CG10_big_fil_rev_8_21_14_0_10_45_34 DNA encoding:
- a CDS encoding molybdopterin oxidoreductase produces the protein MINNDSSKYWRELNPNLEPELAKTLEEEFQSSPLASGDGKDGVARRDFLKLMGASLALSTTSCIRRPVQKIVPYVNRPAGLIPGVSQYYSSSWSDGGSVYGLIVKTREGKPIKFEGNPAFAVNGGALSARAQAHLLSVYDPDRLKDPAKVSGGTSTKVTWDQLDEDVSKKLSQGGVYFLTSSIPSPSTRMLISDFSSAFGAKHVAWDPLGQDQISSGQKESYGSAIMPRYRFHKARMIVSVECDFLGTWISPVEFARDFSVGRAPNSTMSKFVAFESNLSMTGANADLRVRIKASQQVHVILGLAHEIAVKKGLSRYAGAPGLRERLAAYAKAHEKLGIEEALWSRIADDLWAHRGQSLIVAGGLSASPGVGLQIAANLLNSILENDGKTIDYSEAPYVGFQSSYEDIKGLIRDMQAGKVKTLMIHKLNPAYVLGSNSGFVEACKNVPTIIYTGSHFDETAKLATYLAPDNHDIEDWSDAEAQKGVYVIQQPTIRPLGNTRSFQMSLINWAYMEEKGPKRLLDAENWYDYFTKYWMNQQRALGRPGSFEDFWHNFLQTGVVDVSGAGRDKVAAARSFRVSALDKISVPKDSNSLELVLYSSVSLGDGSDSNIAWLQELPDPVTKLVWDSYLSVSPERAKQLGVKSNQVVSVKTATGEMKLPVWVQPGLHDDVVAVAVGQGRDMQGRVANGVGANAFKLVDWSNDSSPVSSGLEVNLTVTSEISELACTQGHHSMEGRQIVVEATLDHYLKDNNANIHRHKITSIWSAHEYKGYKWGMAVDLSSCIGCNACMTACQSENNIPVVGKKYVLQGREMHWIRIDRYYVGNESNPDTVFQPVMCQHCDHAPCETVCPVAATTHSPEGINEMTYNRCVGTRYCSNNCPYKVRRFNWFSYIKESSPISMTQKPRNMALNPEVTVRSRGVMEKCTFCVQRIHEAKNHAKNENRKLQDGEVKTACQQTCPTGALIFGDMNDPNTQVSKLFKEQRTYSLLEEWNAQPSVRYMTKVRNTEHLKGAPAHHATGKASHSEPAKAAPHSDTGSTEKGSSHEPAHGGH
- a CDS encoding cytochrome C, which translates into the protein MTLGIKKILGAGAVLVLLAGVLYALRPPVGYNEGYQPDQPIPYDHAVHAGKLQIPCMYCHANADKSKQASVPSLNICMNCHSVVATDRPAVQKLREHYEKGVSVPWVKVHMLPDHAHFNHERHVRKGVACQECHGAIQEMSTVYQKSDMSMGWCIECHRKPENNAPINCSTCHY
- a CDS encoding 50S ribosomal protein L32, with product MPTPKKKHTRSRTGQRRAHDALQTPTRSTCSNCNGVMVPHRVCPTCGYYRGKQVLNVGE
- a CDS encoding 3-oxoacyl-ACP synthase — protein: MYFSKIAGTGSYLPEKRMTNHDLEKIVETSHDWIIERTGIVERRIAGPSEATSDLGLKAAGRALEMANMSAKDIDSIIFATVSPDQPIPSTACFLQNSLGARPIMAFDLVAACSGFVYGLSLTDQMIKTGMIKTGLVVGAEVLSRIVNYEDRDTCILFGDGAGAAIVTRAEEGEPSKILSHHIHSDGSLHHLFETIGGGTRKPLSPEVIENREHYMKMKGREIFKHAVRTLTQCCEEAIQANGFSGEDIDWLVPHQANIRILEAVAKSFSIPMEKVIVNIEKYGNTSAATVPIALDEAVRDGRIKRGQLVLLTAFGAGLTSGSSLLRF
- the fabD gene encoding [acyl-carrier-protein] S-malonyltransferase, which encodes MNSPLAILFPGQGSQIIGMGKSFFEGSNAAKQTFEEASETLGFSVESLCFEGPEDKLVLTENTQPALLTVSTAIIRAIQESGLPLSVRCTLGHSLGEYSSLVFAGSLGFSDALKAVRLRGLAMQRAVPVGEGSMLAVLKVEDADVVKLCQWASLESGVGSMEPANFNAPGQVVVSGSKQAIDWVTKNWSQEACPLSSKPRFIELKVSAPFHSSLMAPAQREMAEFLRSVAFENAKIPVIQNVTAKATQDSYEIKRNIIDQITGSVKWTASVKAALALDVRAAIEVGPSKVLTGLWKKIDSDERPTLNIENLSDLGKLEGLV
- the fabG gene encoding 3-oxoacyl-[acyl-carrier-protein] reductase; this translates as MKLSGKKIIVTGGSRGIGEGIVRALAQAGARVAFTYSASEERANKIFEALPGEGHVLTRCDVSDLSSINQAFDHMISKLEGVDGLVNNAGIARDQLFIRMKDEEITDVLNTNLLGAMRTTQKVLKPMMKARSGSIIFISSIIGHTGNAGQANYAASKAGMVAFSKSIAQEMASRNIRSNCIAPGYIETEMTEALTEDQQQKALEGVPLKRMGTTEDIAKSVEFLLSDDSSYITGQTLHVNGGLSMI
- a CDS encoding acyl carrier protein — its product is MAINPKIKDIIVEQLGVDAERVKSESSFIDDLGADSLDIVELVMAMEEEFDLEIPDEDAEKLKTVQDVQSYLESKGKGA